The Candidatus Latescibacterota bacterium genome includes the window GACATGCTATTACGGGCTGGGGAGACCATAGTGGTAAAAGCACTCTTACTCGAAATCCGTCGAGGGTCCGGTTAACAGATTCTGACACTGATACGGGAGGGGATGTTCAGAGTTATACATATGATTCCTACACATCTCCCAATCCGGGTGGCGCCAATGAAGGGAATGGCTGGTACATCGATTATCAGGATAACCATCCGTACATAAAACACATCATAACCTTATGTCCCACAGACGATCCTTCTGATAACAAATTGACACAGAAAGTCGTCGGATCCTACAAGATCCATCAGTCAAACAAAACGAGTGCCATTGATCTGCATTATAAAGTCGGTACCGATGTGACAATACTCAGCTATAAGACGACTATAGACTGGTCCACGGAAAACCTGCCCTCGATTACAGAAGAAGATCCCAGGAGAGAACTCGAGGTCGATTGGGACCTGTCCGATAAGCCTGTACCATTCTGTAACTGGGTGACTATAACTACCGAGTTTATTCTTCCCACCTGGAATGCGATTGAATACAGAGATGTCAAATTCACCTATCCCAAAGGAATAGAGTCAAAGTTCCTGCCACCGATCAAGTGGGAGATGAAGACAGCCCGGATAGACAGAGCTGAGACTATTAGAGACGTTACAGGTGGATACGTGATAGGTAGTTACAATATTGTCGATCCTCAGCTTCCAGCTGAGCAGCGAGTTGTCGCTGAGTACAGGTTCATCCATCAATACAGCTTCAATCAGTCCCCTGAGATGCATGAACTCGTTTTGACCGGGACACGAGGGTATGTGGCGACTGATATTCGCGTGGGCCACACTTATGGATTCCTTGATGCAAATGAATTGTGGAGGTTCAAGGACTGGATGACTGAATTAGGTGGCAGGGAATATCCTCTTGGTGATCGTCCGGTCGAAATTCTTGTGAACTGGGAAGGACGTTTACCATATCCCGAGGGAGAAGATGTCACTGGTAAGATAGAGCCTTTCAGGCGGAAATAGGACTGAGTCCTGTAAAAGAACCGGGCAGACAGAAAGTCAGACCGAAAGTACCAACCTGATCCCTTCGTTAAGATCCGCCAGGAGACCGGATCTCAGCTTTGAGACACGTTCGGTCGGATAGCTTTTATCCAGCGTGATGATCTGGGAGACGTTGATCACCGAATCCCTGCTCAGCCTGCTCTCTTTTCTTTTTAGAAGGATATTTCCAGGCGCACTGGAGAGCTTCAGGTTCGATGATATGACAGCGACTATGACGGTGCTGATGTTGGACCGGTTGAAAGGATCTGACTGGACGATTACGACCGGGCGGCGATAGCCGGGCTCGGAACCTCGCGGAGCGGGAAGGGTCGCCCACCAGATCTCGCCCCTGTTCATTCCCAGTCCTCCGCGGCGAGTGAAGCTCCCTGAAGCTGCTCGAGGACAGGGTCGAGCCGGTTGTCTTTACTATCCTTGTCATAGACAGAATTCAGTGCCTCTGTCACGCCCTCATCCCCGTGAAGATCGAGGAAGGAACGCAGCGCCTTCTGAAAGAGCGCGCTTCTGGAGACTCCGAGGCGCTTGGCAAGACGTTCGGCCGCAAGGAAGAGGCTGTCGGGTATGGATATCGCTGTCTTCATGCTGAAAGTATAACAATAGTTATACTTTTGTCAAGGGGAGACTTTGTCTTTGACAACAGCAGGGCTTGTTCCACGATCAGTTTTTCACTTGATATTCGAACATGATTCGGCGGCAAGCCAGGCAGTGGAGAAGGCCGCCTGCAGATTGTATCCTCCGGTGTTGCCGTCGACGTCGATCACCTCTCCGCAGAAGTAGAGTCCATCAACGAGTTTCGATCTCATCGTTCTCGGGTCGATCTCTTTTAGATCAATGCCGCCGCGGGTGATGATCGCCTCTTCAAAGGGCCTCGGGCTTTTTATGGTCAGCCGGAGATTCTTGAGAAGTGCGGCGAGGTTGCTTCTCTCTGCCGATGTGATCTGGCTGCATCTTTTTTCCGGTGCGATCCCACTTTTGGATATGAAAATAGGAATCAAGCGGTTGGGCAGGAGGTTCTTCATCACTGTCCTGAAATGCTTCGTTCCCGAATCGGAAAATTCCCTGATCAGTCTTTTGTCGAGTTTCTCGCCGGACAGGGCCGGTTTGAAATCGATTGAGAGTTCGACCGTTTTGCCCGCGGCGAGATTGTCTGTTATCTGCCCGCTCATCGTGAGGATCACAGGTCCCGAGACTCCGAAATGAGTGAAGAGCATTTCTCCGAATCCGGAATCGGTCTTCCTGCCGCCTGTAAAAACTGTGACCTCGACATTTTTCAGTGACAG containing:
- a CDS encoding NAD(P)/FAD-dependent oxidoreductase, with amino-acid sequence GGGSAGMLAAGRAAENGLEVLLLERNNRLGKKLGITGKGRCNLTNSAETERFIENFGKKGKFLYGAVTRFTCDDLIRFFAGLGLETKEERGGRIFPATDKASTVVKTLESYARSNGVEIGLSSRVDRIVTGRESGSVEGVILKGDRKVIHTEKVLLATGGKSYPATGSTGDGYAIAASLGHKIVEPRQGLVPFDTEDRFARDLQGLSLKNVEVTVFTGGRKTDSGFGEMLFTHFGVSGPVILTMSGQITDNLAAGKTVELSIDFKPALSGEKLDKRLIREFSDSGTKHFRTVMKNLLPNRLIPIFISKSGIAPEKRCSQITSAERSNLAALLKNLRLTIKSPRPFEEAIITRGGIDLKEIDPRTMRSKLVDGLYFCGEVIDVDGNTGGYNLQAAFSTAWLAAESCSNIK
- a CDS encoding type II toxin-antitoxin system PemK/MazF family toxin, encoding MNRGEIWWATLPAPRGSEPGYRRPVVIVQSDPFNRSNISTVIVAVISSNLKLSSAPGNILLKRKESRLSRDSVINVSQIITLDKSYPTERVSKLRSGLLADLNEGIRLVLSV